A genomic segment from Arcobacter acticola encodes:
- a CDS encoding helix-turn-helix transcriptional regulator, which yields MNLDKKESIESHLVDIIINKLLSKMKMDFSIRINRLSAILELLNKGYDLSTPNLVERLGVSKKIIQSDFKDYILPLFVDDKIYYNYSSKTYKAKNNFLTKTLFSSDELAIIAILKNKSKDKYSDVDLSPKVDSLFLKFEDELTNKLYQTSSIEKIDNFKNEIIQIKNAIESKSIIKCFYNKKNREIYPLKILNLEGFWYLIIFEPIDNKIKTFHLNTIKDIEVLHSNFRFDEEKINSFENAISAYYKPENEPILVQLFLDKEVSRYVMRKPLNKSQRVLKIYDDESCDIELMITDYMEIIPTIQRYLPFIGVIEPDKLKSKVKENIDLYLKRFE from the coding sequence ATGAATTTAGATAAAAAAGAGTCAATTGAGAGTCATTTGGTAGATATAATAATTAATAAATTATTATCAAAGATGAAAATGGATTTTAGTATTAGAATAAATAGACTATCAGCTATATTAGAATTGTTAAATAAAGGCTATGATTTATCAACACCAAATCTTGTTGAAAGATTAGGTGTAAGTAAAAAAATCATTCAAAGTGATTTTAAAGATTATATCTTGCCTTTATTTGTAGATGATAAGATCTATTATAATTACTCTTCTAAAACCTATAAAGCTAAAAACAACTTTTTAACAAAAACTTTGTTTAGCTCTGATGAATTAGCAATAATTGCAATATTAAAAAATAAATCAAAAGATAAATATAGTGATGTTGATTTATCCCCAAAAGTTGATAGTCTATTTCTAAAATTTGAAGATGAATTAACAAATAAACTTTATCAAACAAGCTCAATAGAAAAAATAGATAACTTTAAAAATGAAATAATTCAAATTAAAAATGCAATAGAGTCAAAATCTATTATCAAATGCTTTTATAATAAGAAAAATAGAGAAATATATCCTCTTAAAATTCTAAACCTTGAGGGATTTTGGTATCTAATCATATTTGAGCCAATTGATAATAAAATAAAAACTTTCCATCTAAATACTATTAAAGATATAGAAGTATTACACTCAAACTTTAGATTTGATGAAGAAAAAATAAACTCTTTTGAAAATGCCATAAGTGCCTACTATAAACCAGAAAATGAACCTATCTTAGTTCAACTCTTTCTTGATAAAGAAGTATCAAGATATGTCATGCGAAAACCACTAAATAAATCACAAAGAGTATTAAAAATCTATGATGATGAATCTTGTGATATAGAACTAATGATTACAGATTATATGGAGATAATTCCTACTATTCAAAGGTATCTTCCTTTTATTGGGGTTATTGAGCCTGATAAATTGAAAAGTAAAGTGAAAGAGAATATTGATTTGTATTTGAAGAGATTTGAGTAA
- a CDS encoding cupin domain-containing protein, translated as MNKYCNNSDVYESTCIPKTVNASIAVLTPKEDKDFIVRKVTLAVDGSMPNHINEIQHQQYVLKGEAKVIVGDEEYHARAGDFIYIPAGVEHNYEACYGSEYEFLCMITTKEDKITML; from the coding sequence ATGAACAAATATTGTAATAATTCAGACGTTTATGAATCAACTTGTATTCCAAAAACTGTAAATGCCTCAATTGCTGTTTTAACTCCAAAAGAGGATAAAGATTTTATTGTTAGAAAAGTTACCCTGGCAGTTGATGGTTCTATGCCAAATCATATCAATGAAATACAACACCAACAATATGTTTTAAAAGGTGAAGCAAAGGTTATTGTAGGTGATGAAGAGTATCACGCAAGAGCTGGAGATTTTATTTACATTCCAGCAGGAGTAGAACATAACTATGAAGCCTGTTATGGTAGCGAATATGAGTTTTTATGTATGATTACTACAAAAGAAGATAAGATCACTATGTTATAA